One region of Anticarsia gemmatalis isolate Benzon Research Colony breed Stoneville strain chromosome 2, ilAntGemm2 primary, whole genome shotgun sequence genomic DNA includes:
- the LOC142980853 gene encoding uncharacterized protein LOC142980853, which yields MSDEIDIEEHDVLDNPNIKRIFPDLSIIKQEISQYEAGLVTNFENTVAQAVDDLNEDPNATTTMPQNEKDQTSVHTTFKQFLASLVDEERENSDNNLSTTSCADTESDTITSSSFSLPSTTDNRVKRLRQNVFIIGSKPCVKQTKRTKEKTQIKIVLDDISDYLHSCRQYCEQCYILFPSVDRLESHMNKIHSNTSSVFTKKSSVGLKSPGSKFRCEICTINLSCKGNLTRHIKMVHNKPGIPQNVPNKTRKSLRESQQNIQTTKPAIEDTKAKLPKHNCFHCEKVFETRNALIEHIYEVLNATKTNEENNQKSKKCDDIDKSNVENKSISLETKKSKERVPSQMELDEHKSKNHSEDINNQNKEKVTQKRLSAPLVNRNRSESVETVKDKPEANKQREARQQSRGKSETSEESNSETEYDDNISADVDEDFTMSKSKVKQKNGTVKNTNGNLHKKHQCYICSQYMHFYKPYTAHMLKNHNIKEYYDDVIKILDFDPQCKFCDKKMPCIQSYNQHVSKMHQEKWKQEIEVSVEALESIIFKCLKCGVFFLNSHTAINHSQHQHILGDWRCVQCKKMFKVKDKILHMKQHSLTRNITAYELCEFVLNRVLYKCLKCAVHFTEKEYFVHNQTCDVNVPNSSYCNACDILIYATDMDKHEQYHQGKKLQALDFILIESEIIKNEENKRRALAKDAFTTSNFALTYCAGCNCFVGDLSGNARAHIEKRCSQINSRICRKCGLIFTSKGYVSHELLHDKVKNLNLQTYYFYDIQTKKQMLPPIPKYPKCEICEVHFLSNQAIKQHVCFQQEHVECNVCKAKLTEAAYKLHINYHNYKLSSSALTKQQNAQIKLKEIEVKSNKANDGGSKSNNIQNVNGVTEIVNPNRTNYVFTCTVCLSSVGTYDEVVLHCQYHYDSKKEKQSSDDKQNKISDTCNDHPSLRIKFDPFYFRFNNELWQNHIFVNLNQDNIKNILENSVYQYECRLKMEEIQTGPSSMTLYKCDFCRAYVNPTALFSHAQGISKTKKRFPCSVCGLCFSSPSYRSTHEKVHETSDLNIKSYRIVIFNKTEHNDYNKIMLNAQSRFILYQCRNCNEAVEQFERDKHQCRDSNLKECSSCGLLFNRDDYDAHVTKHKEITLFKPERIKVVMFNKVDKSDQNENKLRPSFSGTVVDLSFYKCSSCELCVLSESGTTNHVCVAKYLKIRCLYCNLSFAKQDMPEHLKLHENYFDLDYDDFKSNVIPFIAPAEAVSLKRKEESAATQCNNPNKKICLNITQTLYKCKCGLHFLEQINAEKHYNSCYPKMKISKQNCFKCDLLFTPGELFDHLLKHHSNKKVPFKYAIVNVAAKKIKK from the exons ATGTCTGATGAAATTGATATAGAGGAGCACGATGTGTTGGACAATCCTAACATCAAGAGGATCTTTCCTGACCTATCTAttataaaacaagaaatatCTCAGTATGAAGCAG GACTTGTTactaattttgaaaatactgtTGCTCAAGCAGTTGATGACTTAAATGAAGATCCAAATGCCACCACTACTATGCCTCAAAATGAAAAAGATCAAACATCAgttcatacaacatttaaacAGTTTCTAGCCTCGCTCGTTGATGAAGAGCGTGAAAACTCAGATAATAACTTAAGCACAACATCCTGTGCAGATACTGAAAGTGATACAATAACTTCTAGTTCATTCTCACTACCCAGCACTACAGATAACAGGGTGAAACGCCTCagacaaaatgtatttataataggATCAAAACCTtgtgtaaaacaaacaaaaaggaCTAAAGAAAAAACACAGATTAAAATAGTATTAGATGATATAAGTGATTATTTACACAGTTGTAGACAATATTGTGAACAATGTTACATACTCTTTCCAAGTGTTGATAGACTGGAATCTCACATGAACAAAATACACTCCAATACAAGCAGTGTCTTCACAAAGAAGTCAAGTGTGGGACTGAAATCTCCTGGAAGTAAGTTTCGATGTGAAATCTGTACCATTAATCTCTCTTGTAAGGGTAATCTTACAAGGCATATAAAAATGGTGCATAACAAACCTGGGATACCacaaaatgtacctaataaaaCCAGAAAGTCACTAAGGGAATCTCAACAAAATATTCAGACCACAAAACCTGCAATTGAAGATACTAAAGCTAAATTACCGAAACATAACTGTTTCCATTGTGAAAAAGTTTTTGAAACCCGCAATGCCCTCATTGAACATATTTATGAAGTATTAAATGCAACTAAAACTAATGAAGAAAATAATCAGAAGAGTAAAAAATGCGATGATATTGATAAAAgtaatgttgaaaataaatctattagTTTAGAAACCAAAAAGAGTAAAGAACGAGTCCCTTCTCAAATGGAGTTAGATgaacataaaagtaaaaatcatTCAGAAGATATTAACAATCAGAATAAAGAGAAAGTAACACAAAAACGGCTCTCTGCTCCTCTCGTAAATCGAAACAGATCCGAGTCGGTCGAAACTGTTAAAGACAAACCAGAAGCAAATAAACAAAGGGAGGCTAGGCAGCAGAGCCGAGGCAAAAGTGAAACTTCTGAAGAAAGCAACAGTGAAACAGAATACGATGATAATATTTCCGCAGATGTTGATGAAGATTTTACCATGTCTAAGAGCAAAGTAAAGCAAAAAAATGGTactgttaaaaatacaaatggCAACCTACATAAAAAGCATCAATGTTACATATGTTCGCAATACATGCACTTTTATAAGCCATACACAGCCCACATGCTCAAGAATCATaacataaaagaatattatgatgatgttattaaaatactagaCTTTGATCCTCAATGTAAGTTTTGCGATAAGAAGATGCCATGCATTCAGTCATACAATCAACATGTATCAAAGATGCATCAAGAAAAGTGGAAACAGGAAATTGAGGTCAGTGTAGAGGCGTTagaatctattatttttaaatgtcttaaATGTGGTGTGTTCTTTTTGAATTCACATACAGCCATCAACCATTCACAGCACCAGCACATATTAGGTGACTGGCGATGTGTTcaatgcaaaaaaatgtttaaagttaaGGATAAGATTCTGCATATGAAACAACATTCTCTTACTCGCAACATCACTGCTTACGAGTTGTGTGAGTTTGTGCTGAACAGAGTTCTTTATAAGTGTCTAAAATGTGCCGTTCATTTTACCGAAAAggaatattttgttcataacCAGACATGTGATGTAAATGTTCCTAACTCGTCTTACTGTAATGCATGTGATATTTTAATCTATGCAACTGATATGGATAAGCATGAACAATATCATCAAGGTAAAAAATTGCAGGCACTCGATTTCATTTTGATAGAAtccgaaataattaaaaacgaaGAAAATAAACGGAGAGCTCTCGCAAAAGACGCATTTACTACATCAAACTTTGCACTCACCTACTGTGCCGGGTGCAATTGTTTTGTAGGTGATCTGTCGGGAAACGCTCGTGCTCATATTGAAAAACGTTGCTCCCAAATCAACAGTAGGATCTGTAGGAAATGCGGTCTTATATTTACGTCCAAGGGTTATGTTTCCCATGAATTGCTACACGATAAagttaaaaatcttaatttacaaacttattattTCTATGATATTCAAACTAAAAAGCAAATGCTACCTCCTATACCGAAATATCCTAAATGTGAGATATGTGAAGTACATTTTCTAAGTAATCAAGCTATCAAACAACACGTTTGTTTTCAACAAGAGCACGTAGAATGTAATGTTTGTAAAGCAAAGTTAACCGAGGCAGCTTATAAATTGCATATTAATTATCACAACTATAAATTGTCGTCATCGGCGTTGACAAAGCAACAAAATGCACAAATAAAACTGAAGGAAAtcgaagtaaaaagtaataaagctAATGACGGAGGaagtaaatcaaataatatacaaaatgtaaatgGCGTTACTGAAATAGTTAATCCCAATCGAACTAATTACGTATTCACTTGTACCGTTTGTCTCTCTTCAGTAGGTACTTATGATGAAGTTGTTCTTCATTGCCAGTACCACTATGACAGTAAAAAGGAAAAACAATCAAGTGACgacaagcaaaataaaattagcgACACATGTAATGATCATCCCTCCTTGAGAATTAAGTTTGATCCATTCTATTTTCGTTTTAACAATGAATTATGGCagaatcatatttttgttaatttaaatcaagataatataaagaatatacTTGAAAATTCAGTCTACCAGTATGAATGTAGACTTAAAATGGAAGAAATTCAGACAGGACCCTCCAGTATGACTCTATACAAGTGTGATTTTTGTCGAGCTTATGTTAATCCTACTGCGTTGTTCTCCCATGCCCAAGGcataagcaaaacaaaaaagagATTTCCTTGTTCTGTTTGTGGGTTATGTTTCTCATCTCCTAGTTATAGATCGACCCATGAAAAAGTTCATGAAACGTccgatttaaatataaaatcttacaGAATCGTCATTTTTAATAAGACAGAACATAATGATTACAACAAGATAATGTTGAATGCGCAAAGTCGGTTCATCTTGTATCAATGCAGAAACTGTAACGAAGCTGTTGAACAATTTGAGCGTGATAAGCATCAATGTCGGGATAGTAATTTGAAAGAGTGTTCAAGTTgtggtttattatttaatcgtGATGATTATGATGCCCATGTTACGAAACACAAAGAGATAACACTTTTTAAACCTGAACGTATAAAAGTGGTCATGTTTAATAAGGTAGATAAATCAGACCAAAACGAAAACAAACTGCGACCCTCTTTTAGCGGAACCGTTGTTGATTTATCGTTTTACAAATGTTCATCTTGCGAGTTGTGCGTGTTGTCTGAAAGTGGTACGACCAACCACGTGTGcgtagcaaaatatttgaaaattcgATGTCTATATTGTAACTTATCTTTTGCAAAACAAGATATGCCTGAACACCTTAAGTTACATGAAAACTATTTCGATTTGGATTATGATGATTTTAAATCCAATGTAATACCTTTTATTGCACCTGCTGAAGCGGTGTCCCTAAAGCGAAAAGAGGAATCGGCTGCAACGCAATGTAATAATCCTAACaagaaaatctgtttaaatataactcaaaCCCTATACAAATGTAAATGTGGCCTCCACTTTTTAGAACAAATAAATGcagaaaaacattataatagttGCTATCCGAAAATGAAAATATCGAAgcaaaactgttttaaatgcGACCTTTTGTTCACACCAGGTGAATTATTTGATCATTTACTAAAACACCACAGTAACAAAAAGGTTCCATTTAAATATGCTATAGTCAATGTAGcagccaaaaaaataaaaaagtaa